The Desulfatitalea tepidiphila genome window below encodes:
- the ahcY gene encoding adenosylhomocysteinase, with amino-acid sequence MPLASKANCPERPLEVDPSLPYKVADIGLAQLGHKEMALSEREMPGLMAVREKYGQAKPLKGMKVMGSLHMTIQTAMLIDTLKILGADIRWASCNIFSTQDHAAAAIAEKGSAAVFAWKGETLQEYWWCTEQALIWPDGSGPDLLVDDGGDATLYIHQGVAVEKDASLLEKAYDSEDMRLLMERLKVSHARDPQFWTRIAAKVRGVSEETTTGVHRLYQLQREGELLFPAFNVNDSVTKSKFDNLYGCRESLADGIKRATDVMMAGKVVVVCGYGDVGKGCAHSMRGYGARVLITEVDPICALQAAMEGYEVTTLEEAVTQGDIFVTATGCCDVIRGSHMEQMKDEAIICNIGHFDSEIEMRYLEKSDHCTRERIKPQVDRWRLKSGRSIIVLAEGRLVNLGCATGHPSFVMSNSFTNQCLAQIALAKEPHDKKVYTLSKKLDEEVARLHLERLGVKLTQLTKKQADYLGVPQEGPFKPDHYRY; translated from the coding sequence ATGCCTTTAGCTTCGAAAGCAAACTGCCCGGAAAGGCCCCTCGAAGTGGACCCTTCGCTGCCATACAAGGTGGCCGATATCGGATTGGCCCAACTGGGCCACAAGGAGATGGCGTTATCTGAAAGAGAGATGCCCGGCCTGATGGCCGTGCGCGAAAAATATGGCCAGGCCAAGCCCCTCAAAGGCATGAAGGTCATGGGCAGCCTGCACATGACCATTCAAACCGCCATGCTGATCGACACCTTGAAAATTCTGGGAGCGGACATCCGTTGGGCGTCGTGCAATATTTTCAGCACCCAGGATCATGCCGCGGCCGCCATCGCCGAAAAAGGTTCGGCCGCCGTGTTCGCCTGGAAGGGCGAAACCCTCCAGGAATACTGGTGGTGCACTGAACAGGCCCTGATCTGGCCCGATGGCAGTGGACCGGACCTTCTCGTCGACGACGGGGGTGACGCCACCCTCTATATCCATCAGGGGGTCGCGGTGGAAAAAGACGCAAGCCTTTTGGAAAAAGCCTATGACAGTGAAGACATGCGGCTGCTCATGGAGCGATTGAAGGTGAGCCATGCCCGCGACCCTCAATTCTGGACACGCATCGCGGCCAAGGTGCGCGGGGTATCTGAGGAGACCACCACGGGCGTGCACCGCCTCTATCAGCTGCAACGCGAAGGGGAACTGCTTTTTCCTGCGTTCAATGTGAATGATTCGGTGACCAAGTCCAAATTCGACAATCTATACGGATGTCGGGAATCCTTGGCGGACGGCATCAAGCGTGCCACGGACGTGATGATGGCCGGCAAAGTGGTTGTGGTTTGCGGCTACGGGGATGTGGGCAAGGGCTGCGCCCACTCCATGCGCGGTTATGGTGCCCGCGTCCTGATCACCGAGGTCGACCCCATCTGTGCGCTGCAGGCGGCCATGGAGGGGTATGAAGTGACCACCCTGGAAGAGGCCGTCACACAGGGTGATATCTTCGTCACGGCTACCGGTTGCTGCGACGTCATTCGCGGCAGTCACATGGAGCAGATGAAAGACGAAGCGATCATTTGCAACATCGGACACTTCGATAGTGAAATCGAGATGCGTTATCTGGAAAAATCGGACCACTGCACCCGGGAAAGGATCAAACCCCAGGTCGACCGCTGGCGCCTCAAGTCGGGACGATCGATTATCGTGCTGGCCGAAGGTCGCCTGGTCAACCTCGGTTGCGCCACCGGTCACCCCAGCTTTGTCATGAGCAACAGCTTCACCAACCAGTGCCTGGCACAAATCGCACTGGCCAAGGAACCCCACGATAAAAAGGTGTACACCCTTTCTAAAAAGCTTGATGAAGAGGTGGCCCGACTGCACCTGGAGCGACTGGGCGTGAAACTGACCCAATTGACCAAAAAACAGGCCGACTACCTGGGTGTGCCACAGGAGGGACCGTTCAAGCCGGATCACTATCGGTATTAG
- a CDS encoding GAF domain-containing protein: MDKILSQTYDDYIQALSDISHAITSDLYLEDLLKLIVMVTAKVTGVDICSLWLIDETVAPPKIRLKATQAIAPEYVKDRSLNLDEGVVGHVATHRKPLIIKNVLRNRRFKEKEMARQMGLVSMVGVPLMLKNDKVIGVLNCFTMEAYDFSKTEVNLLTAVANQAAVAILNTELMVKTQVIQEELETRKLVERAKEILMQRMNIQGDEAYRWLRKKSMDSRKSMRRVAEAVMLSEELNTDT; this comes from the coding sequence ATGGATAAAATCCTCAGCCAAACCTACGATGATTATATACAGGCATTGAGCGACATCAGCCATGCCATCACCTCGGATCTATATCTCGAGGACTTGCTCAAGCTTATCGTCATGGTGACCGCCAAGGTGACCGGGGTGGATATCTGTTCCCTGTGGCTGATCGATGAAACGGTGGCGCCACCCAAAATCCGCCTGAAAGCCACCCAGGCCATCGCGCCCGAATATGTCAAGGATCGCAGTCTCAATCTGGACGAGGGGGTCGTTGGCCATGTGGCCACCCATCGCAAGCCGCTGATCATCAAAAACGTTCTGCGAAACCGCCGGTTTAAGGAAAAGGAGATGGCGCGGCAAATGGGTTTGGTCTCCATGGTGGGAGTCCCCTTGATGCTCAAAAACGACAAGGTCATCGGCGTGCTCAACTGTTTTACCATGGAGGCCTACGATTTTTCCAAGACCGAAGTCAATCTTCTGACCGCGGTGGCCAACCAGGCTGCGGTGGCCATTTTAAATACCGAACTGATGGTCAAGACCCAGGTGATCCAGGAGGAGCTCGAAACCCGCAAACTGGTGGAACGCGCCAAAGAGATTCTCATGCAGCGTATGAATATACAGGGGGACGAGGCCTATCGCTGGTTGCGCAAGAAAAGTATGGATTCGCGAAAATCCATGCGTCGGGTGGCCGAAGCGGTGATGCTGTCAGAGGAGCTGAACACCGATACCTAA
- a CDS encoding Slp family lipoprotein, with translation MKLRHTVICFAVIISVYACAVMPPEVTDDAITDLPFRTLIQEADQYRGQTVIVGGYIVEVSNEADQSRIVAVQTELGSGQEPKARDLSQGRLIITYRGFIDPEVYQKDRKITAAGKIVASSRTEPGKFPFPYLHIDMTHIHLWPEQKVVPYDPYWDYWGPPYYYRPWGWGYPYRPYWW, from the coding sequence ATGAAGCTTCGACATACCGTCATATGTTTTGCCGTGATCATCAGCGTATATGCCTGCGCCGTCATGCCGCCGGAGGTGACCGACGACGCCATCACCGACCTGCCCTTTCGCACATTGATTCAGGAAGCCGATCAATATCGCGGGCAAACGGTCATCGTGGGCGGGTACATCGTCGAGGTGTCCAATGAAGCGGATCAAAGCCGGATCGTAGCGGTCCAAACCGAATTGGGCAGCGGCCAGGAACCCAAAGCACGGGATTTGTCCCAGGGGCGCTTGATCATCACCTACAGGGGATTCATCGACCCGGAGGTGTACCAGAAAGACCGAAAAATTACGGCTGCAGGCAAAATCGTCGCCAGCTCACGAACGGAACCGGGCAAATTCCCGTTTCCCTACCTTCACATAGACATGACCCACATTCACCTGTGGCCAGAGCAAAAGGTGGTGCCGTATGATCCCTACTGGGATTATTGGGGTCCTCCCTACTATTACCGACCATGGGGGTGGGGCTATCCTTACAGGCCCTATTGGTGGTAG
- a CDS encoding autotransporter domain-containing protein — translation MVVQAVAAPLSPTEPTARGKNSELPSSERPTLYRSMSEHLDASIQLNAGLRFDELDWSIAGNADGTDPNVRSELKWKDVLSHQLTLSGRLLVHRHLYLRGRAGMAWIRNGEVRDSDYDGDNRTQEYSRSISDTDDDELYDLSAGGGYAFHFLENRLFFAPMIGMSLHYQNFRITDGYQVISEKPGLTPDIGPLDSRLDSTYCTRWMGLWIGCDLRYTMAERPTQVPPIEWELNLVYHFWGDYEADADWNLRQDLAHPKSFKHEADARGGSVTATCHIPIHPLVRINLSATYTRWTTDQGDATMYKVNLPPRTSRLNKVTWESRSIMMGFDCRFF, via the coding sequence ATGGTCGTACAGGCAGTCGCAGCGCCCCTCTCTCCGACCGAACCCACCGCCAGAGGTAAAAACAGTGAACTTCCCTCTAGTGAACGGCCGACCCTTTACCGCAGCATGTCTGAACACCTCGATGCCAGCATCCAACTCAACGCGGGTCTTCGATTTGATGAACTGGATTGGTCCATTGCAGGAAACGCCGACGGAACCGATCCAAACGTCCGTTCCGAGCTGAAATGGAAAGACGTGCTGAGTCACCAACTCACCCTGAGCGGCCGGCTTCTCGTCCATCGACATTTATATTTACGCGGCCGCGCCGGCATGGCCTGGATTCGAAACGGCGAGGTGCGGGACTCGGATTATGACGGTGATAACCGTACCCAGGAGTATTCCCGTTCCATCAGCGATACCGATGACGACGAACTCTACGACTTGAGCGCAGGCGGCGGTTATGCCTTTCACTTCCTGGAAAATCGGCTTTTTTTCGCACCCATGATCGGCATGTCCCTGCATTATCAGAACTTCCGGATTACCGACGGATACCAGGTGATCAGTGAAAAACCGGGCTTGACGCCGGACATCGGTCCCCTGGACAGTCGACTGGACAGCACCTATTGCACCCGCTGGATGGGATTGTGGATTGGATGCGACCTGCGCTATACGATGGCCGAACGGCCCACCCAGGTGCCACCCATCGAATGGGAGCTGAACCTGGTTTATCACTTTTGGGGGGACTATGAGGCCGATGCCGATTGGAACCTGAGGCAGGATTTGGCGCATCCGAAGAGTTTCAAGCACGAGGCCGATGCCCGCGGGGGCAGCGTAACGGCCACCTGTCACATCCCCATCCATCCGCTGGTGAGAATCAACCTGTCCGCCACCTATACCCGTTGGACCACCGATCAAGGGGACGCCACCATGTACAAAGTCAACCTTCCTCCCCGGACCTCCCGGCTCAACAAAGTGACCTGGGAATCCCGCAGTATCATGATGGGATTCGATTGCCGCTTCTTTTGA
- a CDS encoding response regulator, with the protein MGKKVLVVDDDPDVRLFSVTVLEEHGYTPLEATDGEQGLAIVKSEQPDLVILDVLMPKESGVRLFRHIKTDPKLQKIPVIILSGITQKSFLRSQKALTEFGGAAVPEPEAYLEKPVEPEELATAIRNILH; encoded by the coding sequence ATGGGTAAAAAAGTTCTCGTGGTGGACGACGATCCGGATGTCAGACTCTTCAGCGTCACCGTCCTGGAAGAACATGGGTATACACCGCTGGAAGCAACCGACGGAGAACAGGGTTTGGCCATCGTCAAAAGCGAGCAACCCGATCTGGTCATTCTGGACGTGTTGATGCCCAAGGAGAGCGGTGTGAGGTTGTTTCGCCACATCAAGACGGACCCGAAACTCCAAAAAATCCCGGTGATCATCTTGTCTGGTATCACCCAGAAATCTTTTTTGCGTTCCCAGAAAGCCCTGACCGAATTCGGCGGGGCAGCGGTGCCGGAACCAGAAGCCTATCTGGAAAAGCCGGTTGAGCCCGAGGAGCTCGCCACGGCCATCCGGAACATATTGCACTAG
- a CDS encoding universal stress protein: MNIKKLLFVTKFDDLSFDALQSLLVLRKASLNHVVFVNVIEREKVSMHRGLGYQKIEEIRLRETANIRFIDWAESLFEQGMEVGVYIVVGNMVRQVFDAARKEEADLIVVGRSRKRFIDQLYSGSDVTEVLRQASIPVLVYKPMPDKIEVLDRPFERILLATDWSPASVRAEAYLRPLNGIVDQVHVVHVAQEKDLKGDNSMTVQKVRKAAREKLEEICDRFAGVGIDARAHVYVGDPIKEIERAAKDCQATLIVLGSSAKQEWVERFLGSVPQNIAEKSDYPTLIVPPPKPS; this comes from the coding sequence ATGAATATCAAAAAACTTCTATTTGTCACTAAGTTTGACGACTTGAGCTTTGATGCGTTGCAAAGCCTGCTCGTGCTGCGCAAAGCGTCATTGAATCATGTTGTCTTCGTCAATGTCATCGAACGGGAAAAGGTTTCCATGCATCGCGGCCTTGGATACCAGAAAATAGAAGAGATACGTCTGCGCGAGACCGCCAATATCCGATTCATCGATTGGGCCGAATCCCTTTTCGAACAGGGGATGGAGGTGGGCGTCTATATCGTGGTCGGAAACATGGTTCGCCAGGTCTTCGATGCCGCTCGCAAAGAGGAGGCCGACCTCATCGTGGTGGGCCGCTCGCGAAAGCGTTTCATCGACCAGCTCTATTCCGGCTCCGACGTCACCGAGGTACTACGCCAGGCCTCCATACCCGTATTGGTCTACAAACCCATGCCCGACAAAATTGAGGTACTTGACCGACCCTTTGAACGGATCCTGCTGGCTACGGATTGGTCGCCGGCCAGTGTCCGGGCGGAAGCCTATTTGAGACCGTTGAATGGCATCGTGGACCAGGTCCATGTGGTACACGTGGCCCAGGAAAAAGATCTCAAGGGTGATAATTCTATGACGGTTCAAAAAGTTCGTAAAGCGGCACGTGAAAAGCTCGAAGAGATTTGTGACCGGTTTGCGGGCGTCGGCATCGATGCGCGCGCCCACGTCTACGTGGGCGATCCGATCAAAGAGATCGAACGGGCCGCCAAGGACTGCCAGGCCACATTGATTGTGCTGGGGTCGTCCGCGAAACAGGAGTGGGTCGAACGCTTTTTAGGCAGTGTGCCTCAGAATATCGCCGAAAAATCCGATTACCCGACATTGATCGTTCCACCGCCCAAACCCAGCTGA
- the flgM gene encoding flagellar biosynthesis anti-sigma factor FlgM: MKISNEMPAVYAKQGITAGSGPQKTGNPPPAAATGTDRVQLSERARELQAAQQLVRQLPDVDIDKVNRIKSQIKEGTYQVDAKHAAANLLTESLLKQAD, encoded by the coding sequence ATGAAAATATCAAATGAAATGCCGGCGGTTTATGCCAAACAGGGGATCACGGCGGGTTCTGGCCCCCAGAAAACCGGTAACCCACCGCCGGCCGCTGCGACGGGAACGGACCGCGTGCAGTTGTCTGAAAGGGCAAGGGAGTTGCAGGCCGCACAGCAATTGGTACGCCAGCTGCCCGACGTCGATATCGATAAAGTGAACCGAATCAAATCCCAAATCAAGGAAGGCACCTACCAGGTGGACGCCAAGCATGCGGCCGCCAACCTCCTGACAGAATCTCTTCTTAAACAGGCCGACTGA
- a CDS encoding glutamate synthase-related protein — translation MRFDKRNDVLGTVNRGNVAESGLCTLCRADCEGKCETWLSSLVGRKLLYPRDFGLVTAGANNTTHVGVSYNALRIQGYAYGAHGIKDTLSKDPDDCIFPNVDLTAEFGNEIKTKARIPLMTGALGSTFIAAKYWDSFAVGGALVGMPIVIGENVVGVDRASEIKKGKISKAPELDRRIDIYLRYFDGFGGIFVQMNVEDTRNGVAEYVAEKYGDKCIIELKWGQGAKDIGGEIQVTSIDYALFLKKRGYVVDPNPELPEVQEAFEKGAIRSFARHSRLGGTNLDSVDLVREDFMKTVEYLRSLGFKRISLKTGSYGMEELAMAIKFASDAKLDLLTIDGSGGGTGMSPWNMMQSWGVPSILLHAKAHEYASILAAKGQRVVDLSFAGGFALEDSIFKALALGAPYTKMVCMGRAVMIPGYLGANIEGALHPERKAAVSGNWDRLPKSVTDIGATPDEIFASYFDIQKKIGKDEMKKIPYGAMAFWTLADKLSCGLQQLMAGARKFSLNQIRRTDIFAANRETARETGIAHCSDVNDEFARKILAR, via the coding sequence ATGCGATTTGACAAAAGAAATGATGTGCTCGGGACCGTGAACCGGGGCAATGTGGCCGAATCCGGCTTGTGCACCCTGTGCCGTGCCGATTGCGAAGGCAAATGCGAAACCTGGCTCTCCAGCCTGGTGGGCCGCAAGCTGCTCTACCCCCGGGATTTCGGTTTGGTCACGGCGGGTGCCAACAACACAACCCATGTGGGCGTCTCTTATAACGCTCTGCGCATCCAGGGATATGCCTACGGTGCGCATGGGATCAAAGACACCCTGTCCAAGGATCCCGATGATTGCATTTTTCCCAATGTCGATCTGACCGCCGAATTCGGCAACGAAATCAAGACGAAGGCGCGAATTCCCTTGATGACCGGCGCCCTGGGCTCCACCTTCATCGCGGCCAAGTATTGGGATTCCTTTGCCGTGGGTGGTGCCCTGGTGGGAATGCCCATTGTCATCGGAGAGAACGTGGTCGGTGTGGACCGCGCTTCTGAAATCAAGAAAGGAAAGATCTCCAAGGCTCCTGAGCTGGATCGGCGCATCGATATCTACTTGCGCTATTTCGACGGTTTTGGGGGCATTTTTGTCCAGATGAACGTGGAGGACACCCGCAACGGCGTGGCCGAGTATGTGGCCGAAAAGTATGGTGACAAGTGCATCATCGAACTCAAATGGGGGCAGGGCGCAAAGGATATCGGCGGTGAGATCCAGGTCACCAGCATCGACTACGCCCTTTTCCTGAAAAAGCGCGGTTACGTGGTCGATCCGAACCCCGAATTGCCCGAAGTGCAAGAGGCCTTTGAAAAGGGAGCCATCCGCTCGTTCGCACGCCACAGCCGCCTGGGCGGCACCAACCTGGACAGCGTGGATCTGGTGCGCGAAGATTTCATGAAAACGGTGGAATACCTGCGCAGCCTGGGTTTTAAACGGATCTCCTTGAAGACCGGATCTTACGGCATGGAGGAGTTGGCCATGGCCATCAAATTCGCCTCCGACGCCAAACTGGATCTTCTGACCATCGACGGATCGGGCGGTGGCACGGGAATGAGTCCCTGGAACATGATGCAGAGCTGGGGCGTGCCCTCCATCCTCCTGCATGCAAAGGCCCATGAATACGCCAGCATCCTGGCGGCCAAGGGTCAGCGGGTGGTGGATCTCTCCTTTGCCGGCGGATTTGCCCTGGAAGACAGCATCTTCAAGGCCCTGGCCCTGGGAGCACCCTATACCAAGATGGTCTGCATGGGCCGGGCCGTGATGATTCCCGGGTATCTGGGGGCCAATATCGAGGGGGCGCTTCATCCGGAACGCAAGGCCGCGGTGAGCGGCAACTGGGATCGCCTGCCAAAGAGCGTGACCGACATCGGCGCAACGCCAGACGAGATTTTTGCCAGCTACTTCGATATCCAGAAGAAGATCGGCAAGGACGAAATGAAAAAGATTCCGTACGGTGCCATGGCCTTTTGGACTCTGGCCGACAAGCTCTCCTGCGGATTGCAGCAGTTGATGGCCGGCGCACGCAAATTCTCATTGAACCAGATTCGTCGCACCGATATTTTTGCGGCCAACCGCGAAACGGCTCGCGAGACCGGAATTGCGCATTGTTCGGATGTCAACGACGAATTCGCCAGGAAGATCCTCGCAAGATAA
- a CDS encoding cytidylate kinase-like family protein, which yields MAVITISRKFGAGGKTLGERVAKRLGYTFADEDIVQKIAELARVSSGWVESVEKEAGGRLSRIINKMVSKPLVDRILKDERGYIDEQIYLDYLVVLISHMAEEGNVVILGRGSQYILSDMPEAYHVLLINSFENRVRFIMAHYNMTEQRAAQLVRVNDKRRANLYHKLSKQDYDQPELYHLVINTARVPLEDAERLVVQMVNPEA from the coding sequence ATGGCCGTTATCACCATATCACGCAAATTTGGTGCCGGGGGGAAAACCCTGGGTGAGCGTGTGGCAAAACGATTGGGATACACCTTCGCGGACGAAGACATCGTTCAAAAGATCGCCGAACTGGCCCGGGTATCTTCCGGATGGGTGGAATCCGTGGAAAAGGAGGCCGGCGGTCGGTTGTCCCGCATTATCAACAAAATGGTATCCAAACCGCTCGTGGATCGGATCCTTAAAGACGAGCGGGGTTATATTGATGAACAGATTTACCTGGATTACCTGGTGGTGTTGATCTCCCATATGGCCGAAGAGGGTAACGTGGTGATTCTGGGACGGGGGAGCCAGTATATCCTGAGCGACATGCCCGAAGCCTATCATGTGCTGTTGATCAACAGCTTTGAAAATCGGGTCCGTTTTATCATGGCGCATTACAACATGACCGAACAGCGTGCCGCCCAATTGGTAAGGGTCAATGACAAACGAAGGGCCAACCTTTATCACAAGTTGAGCAAACAAGACTATGACCAGCCGGAGTTGTACCACCTGGTCATCAACACCGCCCGCGTGCCGCTGGAGGATGCCGAGCGCCTTGTGGTCCAGATGGTCAATCCAGAAGCCTGA
- a CDS encoding Slp family lipoprotein, producing the protein MRKSVMWKLPMVLLMGWIVGCAGGISEQARSKVTYSGAFQALQQAPDKAAGEIVLLGGKIIEVQPMGDQTELTVLQLPLNASDRPTDSDQSEGRYIVRSEDFLDPAIYPAGTLITVVGQVQGGEERTIGKMPYRYPVIVPEEIKKWPPQTDSGPRFHFGIGVGTTF; encoded by the coding sequence ATGCGAAAAAGCGTGATGTGGAAACTGCCCATGGTGCTCCTGATGGGGTGGATTGTCGGTTGTGCCGGAGGCATCTCCGAGCAGGCCCGATCGAAGGTGACCTACTCGGGAGCGTTTCAGGCGCTTCAACAAGCACCGGACAAGGCGGCGGGTGAAATCGTGCTGCTGGGCGGAAAAATCATCGAAGTTCAACCCATGGGCGATCAAACCGAACTGACCGTTTTGCAGTTGCCCCTCAACGCCTCGGACCGGCCGACCGACAGCGATCAATCTGAGGGGCGATACATCGTCCGGTCGGAAGATTTTCTCGATCCGGCCATTTACCCGGCCGGCACCTTGATCACGGTGGTCGGTCAAGTTCAGGGTGGAGAAGAGCGAACCATCGGTAAAATGCCGTATCGCTATCCGGTAATCGTTCCTGAGGAGATCAAAAAGTGGCCGCCGCAGACGGACAGTGGGCCCCGTTTTCATTTCGGCATTGGGGTCGGCACCACCTTTTAG
- a CDS encoding cysteine hydrolase family protein — MAKRVLIIIDMLNDFIQSEGALYCGASARDIVPFIRERLADYRRSDDPVIYLQDAHAPDDKEFERFPQHCVAGTWGSRIIDELAPREGETIISKTRYSGFYGTDLDRILSAIQPEKVEVVGVCTSICVMDTVGGLANRDYAVRVPEAGVADFDANFHDFALNRMKQLYGADIS, encoded by the coding sequence ATGGCCAAACGGGTTTTGATCATCATCGACATGCTCAATGATTTCATTCAGAGCGAAGGTGCCCTCTATTGTGGTGCATCGGCCCGGGACATCGTTCCCTTCATCAGGGAACGGCTGGCCGATTATCGCCGCTCCGACGATCCGGTGATTTACCTTCAAGATGCCCATGCCCCGGACGACAAGGAATTCGAGCGCTTTCCACAACACTGTGTGGCCGGCACCTGGGGCAGCCGCATTATCGATGAACTGGCCCCCCGGGAGGGTGAGACGATCATTTCCAAAACCCGTTACAGCGGCTTCTATGGTACCGATCTGGACCGCATCTTGTCGGCGATCCAGCCCGAAAAGGTCGAGGTGGTGGGCGTGTGCACGTCCATCTGTGTCATGGATACCGTCGGTGGACTCGCCAATCGAGACTATGCCGTGCGGGTTCCGGAGGCGGGTGTGGCCGATTTCGATGCAAACTTCCATGATTTCGCGCTCAATCGCATGAAACAGCTCTACGGAGCCGACATTTCATAA
- a CDS encoding response regulator — protein MRIAIIDNVQIAVVDHERLTREFIVNVMMYSVNRDILVFESASAMDAYLKSGHRAHLIFVQLHLPGKSGFELLRHLKRTHPDIYLIALSANPADEVAAIDLGADVFLGLPFALQDLFDIVQRFVVENPKAQVA, from the coding sequence GTGAGGATCGCCATCATAGACAATGTCCAAATCGCAGTTGTTGATCACGAGCGCTTGACACGGGAATTCATCGTCAACGTGATGATGTACAGTGTCAACCGGGATATTCTCGTCTTTGAGAGCGCATCGGCCATGGATGCCTATCTGAAATCGGGACACCGGGCTCATCTGATTTTCGTCCAGCTCCATCTGCCCGGCAAGAGCGGCTTTGAGTTGTTGCGCCACTTGAAGCGAACGCATCCAGATATCTATCTTATAGCCCTTTCCGCCAATCCGGCCGATGAAGTCGCGGCCATCGATCTGGGGGCGGATGTTTTTTTGGGGCTTCCGTTTGCGCTTCAGGATCTGTTTGACATCGTTCAGCGATTTGTCGTCGAAAACCCCAAGGCCCAAGTGGCCTGA
- the metK gene encoding methionine adenosyltransferase: protein MNKEHYFFTSESVTEGHPDKVADAISDAVLDAIMAQDTACRVACETLVTTGLAFIAGEITTSCYVNIPDIVRHTIRNIGYDSSQMGFDWQTCSVITSLDRQSSDIAQGVNVGEGLYKEQGAGDQGLMFGFATDDTPELMPMPIMYAHKLTQRLAQVRKIGILDFLRPDGKSQVTIEYENGTPLRVDTIVVSSQHIPEVGYDRLKEAIVEEVIKKVIPSDMIDGDTRYFINPTGRFVIGGPMGDCGLTGRKIIVDTYGGQGSHGGGCFSGKDPSKVDRSASYMGRYVAKNLVAAGLAKKCEVQVAYAIGVAQPVSVMIDFMGTGNIAESRARQIVTEVFDLRPAAIIQQLDLLRPIYGKTSAYGHFGRSEPEFSWEKTDKVDILKEKAGL from the coding sequence ATGAACAAAGAACACTACTTCTTTACATCAGAATCGGTCACCGAGGGACACCCGGACAAGGTCGCCGACGCCATATCCGATGCGGTCCTGGATGCCATCATGGCCCAGGACACCGCCTGCCGGGTGGCATGCGAAACCCTGGTCACCACCGGACTGGCATTTATCGCCGGCGAAATCACCACGTCCTGCTACGTCAATATCCCCGATATCGTAAGACATACCATTCGCAATATCGGATACGACTCTTCCCAAATGGGCTTCGACTGGCAGACCTGCTCGGTGATCACCAGCCTCGATCGCCAGTCGTCGGACATTGCCCAGGGTGTCAATGTGGGCGAAGGGCTCTACAAGGAGCAAGGCGCCGGCGACCAGGGGCTGATGTTCGGATTTGCCACCGATGATACCCCGGAACTGATGCCCATGCCGATCATGTATGCCCATAAACTGACCCAGCGGCTGGCGCAGGTTCGCAAAATCGGCATCCTGGACTTTCTCAGGCCGGACGGCAAATCCCAGGTGACCATAGAATATGAAAACGGTACCCCGCTGCGGGTCGACACCATCGTGGTTTCTTCCCAGCACATCCCCGAGGTGGGCTATGACCGGCTCAAAGAGGCGATCGTGGAAGAGGTCATCAAAAAGGTAATCCCGAGCGACATGATCGATGGTGATACCCGCTATTTCATCAATCCGACCGGCCGTTTTGTGATCGGTGGGCCCATGGGCGACTGCGGCTTGACCGGACGTAAAATCATCGTCGACACCTATGGCGGACAAGGCAGTCACGGCGGCGGTTGTTTTTCCGGCAAGGATCCATCGAAGGTCGACCGAAGCGCCAGTTATATGGGCCGCTACGTGGCCAAGAACCTGGTCGCCGCAGGGCTGGCAAAAAAATGCGAAGTTCAGGTGGCCTATGCCATCGGCGTGGCCCAACCCGTGTCGGTCATGATCGATTTCATGGGCACCGGTAACATCGCCGAAAGTCGCGCCCGGCAAATCGTTACGGAGGTGTTTGACTTAAGGCCGGCGGCCATTATCCAACAGCTGGATTTATTGAGACCCATCTATGGAAAGACCTCTGCCTACGGTCACTTCGGCCGCAGTGAACCCGAGTTTTCATGGGAAAAGACGGACAAGGTCGATATCCTGAAGGAAAAAGCGGGACTTTAA